From one Lolium rigidum isolate FL_2022 chromosome 4, APGP_CSIRO_Lrig_0.1, whole genome shotgun sequence genomic stretch:
- the LOC124707066 gene encoding peroxidase 2-like, translated as MMKRSAVAAAVVAVVLAVALAAEASELKVGYYDKSCPGVENVVKWHVAKALKANRKTGAALVRLIFHDCFVRGCDASVLLDPTPENPEPEKKAPVNIGLAAFDLLDEIKSAVEDRCPGTVSCADILIYAARDAGSLMSNGNVHFDAPAGRLDGMHSHAAEAQHDLPDSTFNIGELIQNFKRKNFTIEEMVILSGAHAIGVGHCSSFRARLTAPKEQILPAYRGLLAGKCGAGPDPIVTNNIRDEDPKAIAATVPSFLPKLRKFEFLDNSYYHNNLARIVTFNSDWQLLTEKEARGHVHEYADNGTLWDEDFSDSLLKLSKLPLLPHGSKGEIRKKCRYVNHY; from the exons atgatgaagaggtcggcggtggcggcggcggtggtggccgtggtgctggcggtggcgctggcggcggaggcgagCGAGCTGAAGGTTGGGTACTACGACAAGAGCTGCCCCGGCGTGGAGAACGTGGTGAAGTGGCACGTCGCAAAGGCCCTCAAGGCCAACCGCAAGACCGGCGCCGCCCTCGTCCGCCTCAtcttccacgactgcttcgtcaGG GGGTGCGACGCGTCGGTGCTGCTGGATCCGACCCCAGAGAACccggagccggagaagaaggcgCCAGTAAACATCGGCCTCGCCGCCTTCGACCTCCTCGACGAGATCAAGTCGGCGGTGGAGGACCGCTGCCCGGGCACTGTCTCCTGCGCGGACATCCTCATCTACGCCGCCCGCGACGCGGGCAGCCTCATGAGCAACGGGAACGTCCACTTCGACGCCCCCGCCGGTCGTCTCGACGGCATGCACTCGCACGCGGCGGAGGCGCAGCACGACCTCCCGGACTCCACCTTCAACATCGGTGAGCTCATCCAGAACTTCAAGCGCAAGAACTTCACCATCGAGGAGATGGTCATCCTCTCCGGCGCGCACGCCATCGGCGTGGGCCACTGCTCGTCGTTCCGCGCCCGGCTCACGGCGCCCAAGGAGCAGATCCTGCCGGCGTACCGCGGCCTCCTCGCCGGAAAGTGCGGCGCGGGCCCGGACCCCATCGTGACGAACAACATCAGGGATGAGGACCCCAAGGCGATCGCGGCCACGGTCCCGAGCTTCCTCCCGAAGCTGAGGAAGTTTGAGTTCCTGGACAAcagctactaccacaacaacctgGCCAGGATCGTCACCTTCAACTCCGACTGGCAGCTGCTCACCGAGAAGGAGGCGAGAGGCCACGTGCACGAGTACGCGGACAACGGCACCCTCTGGGATGAGGACTTCTCAGACTCGCTCCTCAAGCTCAGCAAACTGCCATTGTTGCCGCACGGCAGCAAGGGAGAGATCAGGAAGAAGTGCCGCTACGTCAACCACTACTAG